From Rhizobium favelukesii, the proteins below share one genomic window:
- a CDS encoding serine hydrolase domain-containing protein translates to MRFVLRVVKSLALLLVVIVAMGATWLYVSPPELLRVGDGYAAKIVCSNVFLAGRDPEQVLYEDVQAPGNPLLRLVRVAVDRQEKRVTARILGVFAPGYAIYRGALGCSSVPDGDFEAAASAVPDRPAAPEPQNDEIWPEGNAVAKVDDSRVDALLSDTNLTGPEARAVVVVHNGRIIAEHYGDGFNPTTPLTGWSMTKTVNAAIVGRLMLDNRIAFGDAALLPQWQGGDHSAIKLRDLLGMESGLAFNESYGTVADVTRMLYLDADMTALPASLPLEASPGVRFNYSSGTSVLISKIWMDRIGNMQAALAYPKMALFDPLGMSSAVLEVDARGTFAGSSYLYATARDWARFGQFLLQDGVWNGQRLLPERFMAAMRTPTAASGGKYTQAQAWLAAPGGDSSATAGLPEDTFWMEGHDGQSVAIVPSAKLVVVRLGLTPSWLGYRPQILVKEILAALPRQ, encoded by the coding sequence ATGCGATTTGTGCTGCGTGTCGTGAAGTCACTTGCCCTTCTGCTGGTCGTGATCGTCGCTATGGGCGCGACTTGGCTTTACGTCAGCCCACCGGAATTGCTGCGGGTGGGTGATGGCTATGCAGCCAAGATCGTTTGCTCGAACGTCTTCCTCGCAGGGCGGGATCCTGAACAGGTGCTCTACGAGGACGTTCAGGCGCCGGGAAATCCGTTGCTGCGGCTGGTGCGTGTGGCTGTCGACAGGCAGGAGAAGCGAGTTACAGCGCGCATCCTCGGGGTCTTCGCACCGGGCTATGCGATCTATCGCGGCGCACTCGGCTGCAGCAGCGTGCCGGACGGGGATTTTGAAGCGGCAGCGAGCGCAGTGCCCGATCGCCCTGCCGCTCCAGAGCCGCAAAATGATGAGATATGGCCGGAGGGCAACGCCGTCGCAAAGGTCGATGACAGCCGTGTCGACGCGCTGCTTTCAGACACCAATTTGACCGGTCCTGAAGCGCGCGCGGTTGTCGTCGTTCACAACGGCCGTATCATCGCCGAGCACTACGGTGACGGCTTCAATCCAACAACGCCGCTGACGGGCTGGTCGATGACGAAGACCGTCAATGCAGCGATCGTCGGACGGCTGATGCTCGACAACAGGATCGCGTTTGGTGACGCAGCCCTCCTGCCGCAGTGGCAGGGCGGCGATCATTCAGCAATCAAGCTCAGGGATCTTCTGGGCATGGAGAGCGGCCTGGCCTTCAACGAGAGTTATGGCACGGTCGCCGATGTCACACGAATGCTCTATCTCGATGCAGATATGACGGCACTGCCGGCGAGCCTCCCCTTGGAGGCGAGCCCGGGCGTGCGCTTCAACTATTCGAGCGGCACATCGGTCTTGATCTCGAAGATATGGATGGATCGGATCGGCAACATGCAGGCAGCGCTTGCCTATCCCAAGATGGCGCTGTTCGATCCGCTCGGCATGTCGAGCGCCGTTCTGGAGGTCGATGCCCGCGGCACCTTTGCCGGCAGTTCTTATCTCTACGCCACAGCGCGGGATTGGGCTCGTTTCGGCCAGTTTCTTCTTCAGGACGGTGTCTGGAATGGACAGAGGCTGTTGCCGGAACGGTTCATGGCGGCAATGAGGACGCCGACTGCCGCCTCTGGTGGCAAATATACGCAGGCGCAGGCCTGGCTCGCCGCGCCGGGCGGCGATAGCAGCGCGACTGCCGGTCTTCCTGAAGACACGTTCTGGATGGAAGGGCATGATGGACAGAGTGTCGCGATCGTGCCGTCTGCGAAGCTTGTCGTCGTCAGGCTCGGGCTGACGCCAAGCTGGCTTGGCTATAGACCGCAGATCCTCGTGAAGGAGATTCTAGCGGCGCTTCCTCGGCAGTAG
- a CDS encoding class I SAM-dependent methyltransferase: MDGMYRYQRHIYDLTRKYYLLGRDQTIRNLNVPAGGTLLEVGCGTGRNLALAHRYYPQAKLYGLDISAEMLISARKTFETKATLPDFRVADATAFTPREFGVGGFDRILISYALSMIPDWECAIDSALAALAHGGELHIVDFGQQERLPGWFARVLKAWLQKFHVSPRANLRQVLESQASENQARLTFETIGGGYAWRAVIVTKP; encoded by the coding sequence ATGGATGGCATGTATCGCTATCAGCGCCACATCTATGACCTGACGCGTAAGTATTACCTGCTCGGTCGCGATCAGACGATCCGCAATCTGAATGTGCCGGCAGGCGGCACGCTGCTGGAGGTCGGTTGCGGAACCGGCCGCAACCTCGCGCTTGCCCATAGATATTATCCGCAGGCTAAGCTCTACGGCCTCGATATTTCGGCGGAGATGCTGATCTCCGCGCGCAAGACATTCGAGACCAAAGCCACGCTCCCGGATTTCCGTGTCGCGGACGCGACGGCCTTCACGCCGCGCGAATTCGGCGTCGGCGGCTTCGACCGCATCCTCATTTCCTACGCGCTTTCCATGATCCCGGATTGGGAGTGCGCGATCGACTCGGCCTTGGCCGCCCTAGCCCACGGCGGCGAGTTGCACATCGTCGATTTTGGCCAGCAGGAACGCCTGCCAGGCTGGTTTGCGCGTGTTCTCAAGGCGTGGCTGCAAAAATTTCACGTGTCGCCGCGTGCCAATCTGCGGCAGGTTCTGGAGTCTCAAGCCTCTGAAAACCAAGCACGACTTACGTTCGAGACCATCGGCGGCGGCTATGCCTGGCGGGCCGTCATTGTGACCAAACCTTGA
- a CDS encoding glycoside hydrolase family 25 protein: MRRLLFCVLPLAVMLAGCTSSGYDYLETASVKPKTRFKDTDPQDFGTKHPEKQPIHGIDVSKWQGDIDWQTVRNSGVAFAFIKATEGKDRIDPRFNEYWQRARSVGIPHAPYHFYYFCSTPDEQADWFISNVPKDSMRLPPVLDVEWNSESKTCRYRPDPATVRAQLQRFLDRLEAYYGKRPIIYTSVDFHRDNLVGYFQNYHFWVRSVAKHPEVTYADRRWAFWQYTSTGVIPGIKGPTDINVFAGSSQNWHNWVAAVSKDTNS; the protein is encoded by the coding sequence ATGCGCCGGCTTCTGTTTTGCGTTTTGCCGTTGGCTGTCATGCTCGCTGGATGCACGTCATCGGGCTATGACTATCTCGAAACAGCGTCCGTAAAGCCAAAAACGCGCTTCAAGGACACCGATCCTCAGGACTTCGGAACAAAGCATCCGGAGAAGCAGCCGATCCACGGCATCGACGTGTCGAAGTGGCAGGGCGATATCGACTGGCAGACGGTCAGGAACTCCGGCGTCGCCTTCGCATTCATCAAAGCGACCGAAGGCAAAGACCGCATCGATCCGCGTTTCAATGAGTACTGGCAGCGTGCCCGCTCCGTTGGCATTCCCCACGCGCCCTATCATTTCTACTATTTCTGCTCGACGCCTGATGAACAGGCCGACTGGTTCATCAGCAATGTGCCGAAGGATTCGATGCGCCTGCCGCCCGTCCTCGACGTCGAATGGAACTCGGAATCGAAGACCTGCCGCTATCGCCCTGATCCGGCAACGGTCCGCGCCCAACTGCAGCGCTTCCTGGACCGTCTCGAGGCCTACTACGGCAAGCGTCCGATCATCTACACGTCGGTCGACTTCCATCGCGACAATCTCGTCGGCTACTTCCAGAATTATCACTTCTGGGTCCGCTCCGTCGCAAAGCATCCCGAAGTTACCTATGCCGACCGCCGTTGGGCCTTCTGGCAGTACACGTCGACGGGCGTCATCCCTGGTATCAAGGGCCCGACGGACATCAATGTTTTCGCCGGATCGAGCCAGAACTGGCACAATTGGGTAGCCGCAGTCTCTAAGGACACAAATTCTTAG
- the metF gene encoding methylenetetrahydrofolate reductase [NAD(P)H], whose protein sequence is MALNSDARRKIGISFEFFPPKSEEMEGQLWNAVSELQDWDPDFVSVTYGAGGTTKAPTLATVSRFLAETPLATASHLTCVGATKDETHSVIETFRKVGVKHFVALRGDAPGGVGAPYQPHPGGYANAAALVAGLREIGDFEISVSAYPEKHPESRDTAADIDMLKQKADNGATRALTQFFFDNDSFERYLEKVRAAGINIPVVPGIMPIQNLTQLKRFAGACGTIIPAFLDERFAGFDDKPEERAKVAADVAAEQIEDLARRGLTDFHLYTMNRAPLVSAVLTHLGFTREGAKKAGAAA, encoded by the coding sequence ATGGCTTTGAACAGCGACGCGCGCCGCAAGATCGGTATTTCCTTCGAGTTCTTTCCGCCGAAGTCGGAAGAGATGGAAGGTCAGCTGTGGAACGCGGTCAGCGAGCTGCAGGACTGGGATCCCGACTTCGTATCGGTAACCTATGGCGCCGGTGGCACCACCAAGGCACCGACGCTGGCGACCGTCTCGCGCTTTCTCGCCGAGACTCCCCTCGCCACCGCATCGCATCTCACCTGCGTCGGCGCGACGAAGGATGAGACGCACAGCGTCATCGAGACCTTCCGCAAGGTTGGCGTCAAGCATTTCGTAGCGCTTCGCGGCGATGCTCCGGGCGGCGTCGGCGCGCCCTACCAGCCGCATCCCGGCGGCTATGCGAACGCGGCGGCATTGGTTGCCGGACTGCGCGAGATTGGCGATTTCGAGATTTCGGTGTCTGCCTATCCCGAAAAGCATCCGGAGAGCCGCGATACCGCTGCCGACATCGACATGCTGAAGCAGAAGGCGGACAACGGCGCGACGCGGGCGCTGACGCAGTTCTTCTTCGATAACGACAGTTTCGAGCGCTACCTGGAGAAAGTGCGGGCCGCCGGTATCAATATTCCCGTTGTGCCGGGCATCATGCCGATCCAGAACCTGACGCAGCTGAAGCGCTTCGCCGGCGCCTGCGGCACCATCATACCGGCGTTTTTGGATGAGCGCTTTGCGGGCTTCGACGACAAGCCGGAAGAGAGAGCCAAGGTTGCGGCTGACGTTGCAGCCGAACAGATCGAAGATCTGGCCCGTCGCGGGCTCACCGACTTCCACCTGTACACCATGAATCGTGCGCCGCTCGTCTCGGCCGTGCTGACCCATCTCGGCTTCACACGGGAAGGCGCCAAGAAGGCCGGTGCAGCCGCATAG
- a CDS encoding lytic transglycosylase domain-containing protein: MVAIGFSGLKRSLIVSTMLCGVVAGCTSVEYTSQAELTAVQTVVPTPKPGEDATLAAVPAGEGTTETAMITAADQTAIALAAPAMPATDPSQLNGQIQTATATGNAQIPLTPEMTAIQSVVPTPRPGTPSPATQLAFAATPQNGGGAIAALSAIDTTPHPMMDYGFDTSGPSDPPAAPPMFSDSDDDGAPTVEKSAITKIIDKYSKLYRVPASLLHRVVHRESRYNAKAYNKRGYFGLMQIKYNTAKSMGYDGEPAGLFDAETNIKYAAKYLRGAWLVSDSSEDDAVRLYARGYYYDAKRKGMDDVAHGNY, translated from the coding sequence ATGGTAGCGATCGGTTTTTCCGGCCTGAAACGCAGTCTCATCGTTTCCACGATGCTCTGCGGCGTTGTCGCCGGATGCACGAGCGTCGAATACACGTCGCAGGCCGAATTGACCGCAGTCCAGACCGTTGTCCCGACGCCGAAGCCGGGCGAAGACGCTACGCTTGCAGCCGTGCCCGCCGGCGAAGGAACGACAGAAACGGCGATGATCACCGCCGCTGACCAGACGGCGATCGCCCTCGCAGCGCCCGCCATGCCGGCAACCGATCCCTCTCAGTTAAACGGTCAAATCCAGACAGCGACGGCAACGGGTAATGCGCAGATCCCGCTGACGCCTGAGATGACGGCGATTCAGTCCGTCGTACCGACCCCGCGCCCGGGAACCCCCTCCCCGGCGACGCAGCTTGCCTTTGCAGCAACGCCTCAGAACGGCGGCGGTGCCATCGCCGCGCTTTCCGCGATCGACACCACACCGCATCCGATGATGGACTACGGTTTCGACACCTCGGGGCCCTCCGATCCGCCGGCTGCTCCACCCATGTTCAGTGATAGCGATGACGATGGCGCACCGACCGTCGAGAAAAGCGCGATCACCAAGATCATCGACAAGTACTCGAAACTTTACCGGGTGCCCGCCTCGCTGCTTCACCGCGTCGTGCATCGCGAAAGCCGCTACAATGCCAAGGCCTATAACAAGCGCGGTTATTTTGGCCTGATGCAGATCAAGTACAATACGGCCAAGTCGATGGGCTACGATGGCGAACCTGCGGGCCTGTTTGACGCCGAGACCAACATCAAATACGCCGCCAAGTATCTCCGCGGCGCCTGGCTTGTGTCCGACAGCAGTGAAGACGATGCTGTCCGCCTCTATGCCCGTGGCTACTATTACGACGCCAAGCGCAAGGGCATGGACGACGTCGCCCACGGGAACTACTGA
- a CDS encoding ArsR/SmtB family transcription factor — MSEPIRLGLDALVDVLRAAGEPTRLRLLALLAAGDLTVTDLTEILGQSQPRISRHLKLLGEADLIDRYQEGAWAYFRLRQDGKAAIFARSLLAHASENDPVVLRDSERLAAVKRQRAERAQAYFSRNAAEWDELRRLHAADEEVDAAVIRLLGSQPIDSLLDLGTGTGRILELLSGLYRRAIGVDASRDMLSVARANLDKSGITKASVRHADILNLPFEAQDFDVVTIHQVLHFFDQPEIAIGEAARMLRPGGRLVIIDLAPHGLEYLRDEHAHVRLGFSHQSISDWLRKVGLDVEQVVDLHPGHQSGQGLTVTVWLARDPRRLMASSASEGAEPIFAGR, encoded by the coding sequence ATGAGTGAGCCTATCAGACTCGGATTGGATGCGTTGGTGGACGTCCTCAGGGCGGCCGGCGAGCCGACGCGTCTGCGCCTGCTGGCTCTGCTGGCGGCAGGGGATCTGACGGTCACCGATCTTACTGAAATCCTCGGCCAATCCCAACCGCGCATCTCTCGTCACCTGAAGCTGCTCGGCGAAGCGGATCTCATCGACCGCTACCAGGAGGGCGCGTGGGCCTATTTCCGGCTGCGCCAGGATGGCAAGGCAGCCATTTTCGCACGCAGCCTGCTTGCGCATGCTTCCGAGAATGATCCTGTAGTCCTTCGCGACAGCGAACGGTTGGCTGCGGTCAAGCGCCAACGGGCCGAGCGCGCACAGGCCTATTTCAGTCGCAACGCTGCCGAATGGGATGAGCTTCGCCGGCTGCATGCCGCGGACGAAGAAGTCGATGCCGCGGTCATTCGGCTGCTTGGCAGCCAGCCGATTGACTCGCTTCTCGATCTCGGCACCGGCACGGGGCGCATCCTTGAACTCCTGTCCGGCCTCTATCGCCGCGCGATTGGTGTGGACGCCAGCCGCGATATGCTGAGCGTGGCGCGCGCCAATCTCGACAAATCAGGGATCACCAAGGCATCCGTTCGCCACGCCGATATCCTGAACCTGCCGTTCGAGGCGCAGGATTTCGACGTGGTGACGATCCATCAGGTGCTGCATTTTTTCGATCAGCCCGAGATCGCGATCGGCGAGGCAGCGCGCATGCTGCGGCCGGGCGGGCGGTTGGTCATCATCGATCTGGCGCCGCATGGGCTGGAATACCTTCGTGACGAGCATGCGCATGTTCGCCTCGGCTTCTCGCATCAGTCGATATCGGACTGGCTGCGCAAGGTGGGGCTGGATGTCGAGCAGGTCGTCGACCTTCATCCGGGTCATCAAAGCGGGCAGGGGCTCACCGTCACCGTCTGGCTTGCGCGCGACCCCCGGCGTCTCATGGCCTCCTCAGCGAGCGAAGGCGCCGAACCCATATTTGCCGGGAGATAA
- a CDS encoding DUF3419 family protein, producing MTEFAPDAGFRKNRKLKAALLRHNAFSKAGFSERLFGLLFSGLVYPQIWEDPDLDMLAMELQPHHRIVTIGSGGCNMLAYLSRSPASIDVVDLNAHHIALNRLKLAAFRHLPGHADLVRFLATPRETSNSHAFDQFLAANLDETTRNYWNGRKFGRRRVTVFDRNIYETGLLGRFIGAAHLLARLHGVELTEMTKVRSLREQRQFFDERIAPLFDKPVVRWITGRKSSLFGLGIPPQQYDELASLAADQSIAPVLRHRLEKLACHFPMQENYFAWQAFARRYAPKGDGPLPTYLEPANYEAIRANVDRVNVHHASFTELLAGEAAASRDRYILLDAQDWMTDQQLNDLWAEISRTAREGARVIFRTAAEKSIIEGRLSPAIGDQWTYMEERSIELTALDRSAIYGGFHIYRKTA from the coding sequence ATGACGGAATTTGCACCGGATGCCGGCTTCCGCAAGAACCGGAAACTCAAGGCAGCCCTTCTCCGCCACAATGCCTTCTCCAAGGCAGGCTTTTCGGAACGGCTTTTCGGCCTATTGTTTTCCGGCTTGGTCTACCCGCAAATTTGGGAAGATCCCGACCTCGACATGCTGGCGATGGAGCTTCAGCCGCATCACCGCATCGTAACGATCGGCTCCGGCGGCTGCAACATGCTCGCCTATCTCTCCAGAAGCCCGGCGTCGATTGATGTGGTGGACCTTAATGCGCATCACATCGCCCTCAATCGGCTGAAACTCGCGGCGTTCCGTCACCTTCCCGGACACGCCGACCTCGTTCGCTTCCTCGCCACACCGCGCGAAACGTCGAACAGCCACGCCTTCGACCAGTTCCTCGCAGCAAATCTCGACGAGACAACTCGGAACTACTGGAATGGCCGGAAGTTCGGCCGTCGGCGCGTGACGGTTTTCGACCGCAACATCTACGAAACGGGCCTCCTCGGTCGGTTCATCGGTGCAGCCCACCTGCTTGCCCGCCTGCATGGCGTCGAGCTGACGGAGATGACAAAGGTACGTTCGCTGCGCGAGCAGCGCCAGTTCTTCGACGAGAGGATCGCACCGCTCTTCGACAAGCCGGTCGTACGCTGGATCACCGGCCGCAAGAGCTCGCTGTTCGGCCTCGGCATCCCGCCGCAGCAGTATGACGAACTGGCAAGCCTCGCAGCCGACCAGTCGATCGCTCCCGTCCTGCGCCACCGTCTTGAAAAGCTCGCCTGCCACTTCCCCATGCAGGAAAACTATTTTGCCTGGCAGGCTTTCGCTCGCCGCTACGCACCGAAGGGTGACGGCCCGCTTCCGACCTATCTCGAACCGGCGAACTACGAGGCGATCCGTGCCAATGTGGATCGCGTCAACGTTCATCATGCAAGCTTCACCGAGCTTCTCGCCGGCGAGGCGGCCGCCTCGCGCGATCGTTATATCCTTCTGGACGCACAGGATTGGATGACGGACCAGCAACTGAATGATCTATGGGCCGAGATCAGCCGCACCGCGCGTGAAGGCGCTCGGGTGATTTTCCGCACCGCGGCCGAAAAAAGCATCATCGAAGGACGCCTGTCGCCTGCGATCGGCGATCAGTGGACCTACATGGAGGAACGCTCGATCGAACTGACGGCGCTCGATCGCTCGGCGATCTATGGCGGCTTCCATATCTACAGGAAGACCGCGTGA
- a CDS encoding lytic murein transglycosylase, translated as MHRSPASRTALALLFAAGLATGAAAQTPAPSAPASQAAAPACDGDLSEFLAGVKADAIASGASAEAADKALEGAQIDQKVLSRDRAQGVFKQTFLEFSQRTVSQARLDIGRQKMKQYADVFARAEQEFGVPAGVITAFWAMETDFGAVQGDFNTRNALVTLAHDCRRPELFRPQLIALIEMVQHGDLDPATNTGAWAGEIGQVQMLPRDIIAYGMDGDGDGHVRLKQSAPDAILTAAKFIQHLGFQKGQPWIQEVTLPDNLPWEKSGIGGPLTAGEWFALGVKPRDGNTSFGNLHGDLILPQGRLGPTFIAYPNFQIYLEWNKSFIYTTSAAYFGTRLASAEPYLRGTPEQGLSNDQMKELQTKLGTLGHDVGKVDGILGSGTRVAIQKEQQRLGMPADGWATPTLLNSL; from the coding sequence ATGCACCGCTCGCCCGCAAGCCGCACGGCACTTGCACTCCTTTTTGCTGCCGGCCTCGCCACCGGCGCTGCCGCGCAGACGCCGGCACCGAGTGCACCGGCTTCGCAGGCGGCCGCCCCCGCGTGTGACGGCGATCTCTCTGAATTTCTGGCCGGCGTGAAGGCCGATGCGATTGCATCCGGCGCATCTGCTGAAGCCGCCGACAAGGCGCTGGAAGGCGCACAGATCGACCAGAAGGTTTTGAGCCGCGACCGCGCTCAGGGCGTGTTCAAGCAAACCTTCCTGGAATTCTCGCAGCGCACTGTCAGCCAGGCCCGCCTCGACATCGGCCGCCAGAAGATGAAGCAATATGCAGATGTCTTCGCCCGTGCCGAACAGGAATTTGGTGTGCCCGCTGGCGTCATCACCGCCTTCTGGGCCATGGAGACCGATTTCGGCGCCGTGCAGGGCGATTTCAACACCCGCAATGCCCTCGTGACGCTCGCTCATGATTGCCGGCGGCCCGAGTTGTTCCGCCCGCAGTTGATTGCCCTCATCGAAATGGTCCAGCACGGCGATCTCGACCCCGCGACCAACACCGGTGCCTGGGCCGGCGAGATCGGTCAGGTTCAGATGCTGCCTCGCGATATCATCGCCTACGGTATGGACGGCGACGGCGACGGCCATGTGCGCCTCAAGCAGAGCGCCCCCGATGCCATCCTGACGGCCGCCAAGTTCATCCAGCATCTCGGCTTCCAGAAGGGACAGCCGTGGATCCAGGAGGTTACTCTTCCAGACAACCTCCCTTGGGAAAAATCCGGCATCGGCGGTCCGCTGACGGCCGGCGAGTGGTTTGCCCTTGGCGTCAAGCCGCGGGATGGCAACACGAGCTTCGGCAATCTGCACGGCGACCTGATACTGCCGCAGGGTCGCCTTGGCCCGACCTTCATCGCTTACCCGAATTTCCAGATCTACCTCGAGTGGAACAAGTCGTTCATCTACACGACCTCGGCCGCTTATTTTGGGACCCGCCTTGCCAGTGCCGAGCCCTATCTCAGGGGCACGCCTGAACAGGGCCTTTCCAATGATCAGATGAAGGAATTGCAGACGAAGCTTGGAACCCTCGGCCATGACGTCGGCAAGGTCGACGGCATCCTGGGTTCGGGCACGCGCGTTGCCATCCAGAAGGAGCAGCAGCGCCTCGGCATGCCGGCCGACGGCTGGGCAACACCGACGCTCCTTAACTCCCTCTGA